One region of Demequina sp. TMPB413 genomic DNA includes:
- a CDS encoding RimK family alpha-L-glutamate ligase — protein sequence MAPRIALVTTQDLPTIDADEALLTAHLPGSQVVAWEDESVQWADYDLVLVRSTWNYTERLAEFLAWAERVDSVTRLRNPLSVIKWNTNKRYLADLDRAGIPVVPTTYVAPGEEAPDGALAGHLVVKPTVGAGSSGAALIRDDADAALAHVRALHQQGHVAMIQPYLSHVDTHGETALIYVDGGFSHAARKAAILSRDMEWSTGLYADEKIVPAKATAAERELGDRTVSMLETLVPGGGEVAYARVDLLPTDNGPVVLELELTEPSLFLAVDAAAPGNAAAAFLKIADRQAQATPEEGSES from the coding sequence ATGGCTCCTCGCATCGCACTGGTCACGACACAAGACCTGCCTACGATCGACGCCGACGAGGCACTCCTGACGGCGCACCTGCCGGGCTCCCAAGTGGTCGCCTGGGAGGACGAGTCCGTGCAATGGGCCGACTACGACCTCGTGCTGGTGCGCTCGACGTGGAACTACACCGAGAGACTCGCCGAGTTCTTGGCATGGGCCGAGCGCGTGGACAGTGTGACGCGCTTGCGAAATCCGCTCAGCGTGATCAAGTGGAACACGAACAAGCGCTACCTCGCCGACCTTGACCGCGCGGGCATCCCCGTCGTCCCCACCACCTACGTCGCGCCTGGCGAGGAGGCTCCCGATGGTGCGCTCGCCGGGCACCTCGTCGTCAAGCCGACCGTGGGCGCTGGTTCGAGCGGCGCGGCGCTCATCCGTGATGACGCCGACGCTGCGCTTGCCCACGTTCGCGCCCTGCACCAGCAGGGCCATGTCGCGATGATTCAGCCGTATTTGTCCCACGTCGACACCCACGGCGAGACCGCGCTCATATACGTCGATGGCGGCTTCTCGCATGCGGCGCGCAAGGCCGCGATCCTGTCCCGCGACATGGAGTGGAGCACCGGTCTCTACGCAGACGAGAAGATCGTGCCAGCAAAGGCGACCGCTGCGGAGCGCGAACTGGGAGATCGCACCGTGTCGATGCTCGAAACCCTTGTGCCAGGTGGCGGCGAGGTGGCGTACGCGAGGGTTGACCTCCTCCCCACCGACAACGGCCCAGTGGTGCTGGAACTCGAACTCACCGAACCATCGCTCTTTCTTGCCGTCGACGCCGCGGCCCCTGGCAACGCCGCCGCCGCATTTCTCAAGATCGCCGACAGGCAAGCGCAGGCAACGCCAGAGGAGGGAAGTGAATCATGA
- a CDS encoding Dyp-type peroxidase produces the protein MTSIENTPSRRRFLAAGAAAGAGALVGVAGGVGAERAGAIPGAPARPDDAGVNGGRVVPFYGPRQAAVTARPGAFASFVALDLARGVGRERLAAWMKLITDDAARLTQGLPALADVEPELAATPAGLTITVGFGGGFVERARGERPTWLRPLPAFSIDRLEEAWSDGDVLFIVTADEPGTVAHALRMLLKDSRAFATLRWRQDGFRRAYGSDPSGRTMRNLFGQVDGSANPRPGAPDFDAAVIAGDEAPAWLRGGTSFVLRRIAMDLDGWDQVDRVGRENAVGRTLDTGAPLTGGNERDPLDLDAKGANGLPVISSVAHARRAHVADPALRIVRFGYNYEEPPAPGSTALSSTGLLFGAWQADVDRQFVPLQRALDEADLLNVWTTPIGSAVFAIPPGCARGGYLGEALLGV, from the coding sequence GTGACCTCGATCGAGAACACGCCGTCGCGGCGCCGGTTCCTCGCAGCGGGCGCCGCTGCGGGGGCCGGCGCGTTGGTGGGCGTCGCCGGAGGCGTGGGCGCCGAGCGAGCCGGCGCCATTCCAGGCGCGCCCGCGCGCCCTGACGACGCTGGGGTCAACGGCGGCCGGGTCGTCCCCTTCTACGGCCCTCGCCAAGCGGCAGTGACGGCGCGTCCCGGAGCCTTCGCGTCGTTCGTAGCCCTCGATCTAGCCAGGGGCGTCGGCCGTGAGCGACTCGCCGCCTGGATGAAGCTCATCACGGACGACGCTGCACGCCTGACCCAAGGGCTCCCTGCACTCGCCGACGTGGAGCCCGAACTCGCCGCGACGCCAGCAGGCCTCACGATCACGGTGGGTTTTGGGGGTGGCTTCGTGGAGCGGGCGCGCGGCGAGCGGCCCACGTGGCTGCGTCCGCTGCCCGCGTTCTCGATCGACCGCCTCGAAGAGGCCTGGTCAGACGGCGACGTGCTCTTCATCGTCACGGCCGATGAGCCAGGGACCGTCGCTCATGCCTTGCGCATGCTCCTCAAGGACTCGCGCGCGTTCGCAACCCTGCGATGGCGTCAAGACGGGTTTCGCAGGGCGTACGGCTCCGACCCTTCAGGGCGCACCATGCGCAACCTCTTCGGCCAAGTGGACGGCTCCGCCAACCCGCGGCCGGGCGCACCTGACTTCGACGCAGCGGTGATCGCGGGAGACGAAGCCCCCGCCTGGTTGAGGGGCGGCACCAGCTTTGTGTTGCGGCGCATCGCCATGGACCTCGACGGCTGGGACCAGGTAGACAGAGTGGGACGCGAGAACGCGGTGGGGCGAACCCTCGACACCGGTGCGCCACTCACAGGAGGCAACGAGCGCGACCCGCTCGACCTCGACGCCAAGGGGGCCAATGGGCTCCCCGTCATCTCGTCGGTGGCCCATGCTCGGCGCGCCCACGTGGCCGATCCCGCGCTCCGCATCGTCAGGTTCGGCTACAACTACGAAGAGCCGCCCGCCCCAGGATCGACGGCGCTGAGTTCGACCGGACTGCTCTTCGGTGCGTGGCAAGCCGACGTCGATCGACAGTTCGTGCCGCTGCAGCGCGCACTCGACGAGGCCGACCTGCTCAACGTGTGGACCACGCCGA
- a CDS encoding SRPBCC domain-containing protein has product MRREFALPEERPQIVMTEEVSAPIDKAWTVRFEPLYLAQWWRPNGYVNPIVEVDLVPGGRWRISQRDPEGNEFSFYGAFTAVDEPRVAVQSFRTELFPTLESTMTTEFTSHPRGTTIVTTHELPDANWLRGYLRLGALERMAESSEHYGHLLAHLRPRPSAS; this is encoded by the coding sequence ATGCGACGCGAGTTCGCACTCCCAGAGGAGCGCCCTCAGATCGTGATGACAGAAGAGGTGAGCGCGCCCATCGACAAGGCGTGGACAGTTCGCTTCGAGCCCCTCTACCTCGCGCAGTGGTGGCGGCCAAACGGCTACGTCAACCCGATCGTCGAAGTTGATCTCGTGCCGGGTGGCAGGTGGCGGATTTCCCAACGGGATCCTGAGGGCAATGAGTTCTCGTTCTACGGCGCCTTCACCGCCGTCGACGAGCCGCGCGTCGCGGTGCAGTCCTTCAGGACCGAACTGTTTCCGACGCTCGAGTCAACGATGACAACCGAGTTCACCTCCCACCCTCGCGGCACCACGATCGTGACCACCCACGAGCTTCCCGATGCGAACTGGTTGCGCGGCTATCTGCGCCTTGGCGCCCTGGAGCGCATGGCGGAGTCTTCCGAGCACTACGGGCACTTATTGGCTCACTTGAGGCCCCGCCCGTCAGCGTCGTGA
- a CDS encoding copper chaperone PCu(A)C, which translates to MFALSRAALVAAIALTLASCSTGSPSDDASSLTITDTWAKAADDGMTAAFASVHNNADRDITITGASSPAAMAVELHEVVDDEMRQVDGGFTVPAGETLMLEPGGLHLMFMGISQPIAAGDEVTVTLTLSDGTHVEFTAVAKDFAGANEDYDGGMEMESSSPEPSQ; encoded by the coding sequence ATGTTTGCCTTGTCCCGTGCTGCCCTCGTGGCGGCGATTGCCCTGACCCTTGCCTCCTGCTCGACAGGCTCCCCTAGCGACGACGCCTCGTCGCTCACCATCACCGATACGTGGGCGAAGGCCGCCGACGACGGAATGACCGCCGCCTTTGCCTCGGTCCACAACAACGCCGACCGCGATATCACCATTACTGGCGCGAGCTCCCCGGCCGCCATGGCCGTCGAACTTCACGAGGTCGTCGACGACGAGATGCGCCAAGTCGATGGTGGCTTCACCGTTCCAGCAGGCGAGACGCTCATGCTCGAGCCCGGCGGACTCCACCTCATGTTCATGGGGATTTCCCAACCGATTGCTGCTGGCGATGAGGTGACTGTCACGCTCACCCTCTCGGATGGCACTCACGTCGAGTTCACCGCAGTTGCGAAGGACTTCGCTGGAGCCAATGAGGACTACGACGGCGGGATGGAGATGGAGTCCTCCTCCCCGGAGCCGAGTCAGTGA
- a CDS encoding MFS transporter, with translation MSYVSSPYRPLLLKPGARQFALAGLLARLPISTFNISAMLMIQLQYDRWEVAGRVVAVGVGVWALQTLPTARWVDRKGQRMMIPLTVLFVIGTTILIATAMTRGPEPLLWLGIGIASLSGPLGSLTRARWSHILDNDDDIHTAFSLEGALDEVLFVAGPAVVTALAYSVHPASGLLLAAAGMVGGITLLLAQKETEPPAQGEGDSGGLGFKVPPAIFAVAAVAIALGAMFGALDISTVAFAKELGHEKWAGLVIGVISSGSFLGGLAYGARRWRTPLWKRLVIASVALAAGFVVLANMPNLWLYTAFGFVAGMGIAPLITSQDSVAQRVVKQSQLTEGMAWLRIGLGAGVALGSWLSGRFIDQLGHGAGLQVMAWSAVAIAVLAIAGSPWVRRDTEAADRRRGIMSEPGDMEPPVEAHGDQPPIPPMV, from the coding sequence ATGTCCTACGTGTCCAGCCCCTATCGTCCGCTGCTTCTGAAGCCTGGAGCGCGCCAGTTCGCGCTCGCGGGTCTCTTGGCGCGCCTGCCGATCTCGACGTTCAACATTTCGGCCATGCTGATGATCCAGTTGCAGTACGACCGGTGGGAGGTCGCCGGGCGCGTCGTCGCCGTCGGCGTCGGCGTATGGGCACTTCAGACCTTGCCGACTGCACGATGGGTCGACCGCAAGGGCCAAAGAATGATGATCCCGCTGACGGTGTTGTTTGTCATCGGGACCACCATCCTGATCGCCACCGCGATGACTCGCGGACCAGAGCCGCTGCTCTGGCTCGGAATCGGCATCGCGTCGCTGTCAGGACCGCTCGGATCACTCACCCGGGCGCGGTGGTCGCACATCCTGGACAACGACGACGACATTCACACCGCGTTCTCCCTCGAGGGAGCTTTGGACGAGGTGCTGTTCGTCGCCGGTCCCGCAGTGGTGACGGCCCTCGCATACTCGGTTCACCCCGCCTCCGGTCTCCTCCTGGCCGCGGCCGGCATGGTGGGCGGAATCACGCTGCTCCTTGCCCAAAAGGAAACCGAACCCCCCGCTCAGGGCGAGGGCGACTCGGGCGGGCTGGGTTTCAAGGTGCCACCCGCAATCTTCGCGGTGGCGGCCGTCGCGATAGCGCTTGGCGCCATGTTCGGCGCCCTCGACATCTCGACCGTGGCGTTCGCAAAGGAACTCGGCCATGAGAAGTGGGCCGGTCTCGTCATCGGCGTGATCTCTTCCGGATCCTTCCTGGGCGGACTCGCGTACGGAGCACGCCGTTGGCGGACCCCGCTGTGGAAGCGCCTGGTCATTGCGTCAGTGGCCCTCGCCGCCGGGTTCGTCGTGCTCGCGAACATGCCCAACCTGTGGCTCTACACCGCGTTCGGCTTCGTGGCCGGCATGGGTATCGCGCCCCTGATTACCAGCCAGGACTCAGTGGCCCAGCGCGTCGTCAAACAAAGCCAGTTGACAGAGGGCATGGCCTGGCTGCGCATCGGTTTGGGAGCCGGCGTGGCGCTCGGCAGTTGGCTGAGCGGCCGCTTCATCGACCAGTTGGGGCATGGAGCAGGGCTCCAGGTGATGGCATGGTCCGCCGTAGCCATCGCGGTGTTGGCCATCGCAGGCTCGCCGTGGGTGCGGCGCGACACGGAAGCCGCCGACCGGCGCAGGGGCATCATGAGCGAGCCCGGTGATATGGAACCGCCCGTCGAGGCTCACGGCGACCAGCCGCCCATCCCGCCCATGGTCTAG
- a CDS encoding MalY/PatB family protein, producing the protein MAEPNPFDQVSLDRLRERTSAKWRRYDADVLPLWVAEMDVNLAAPIANALEHAVRSGDTGYPGSTPYVEAFVEFARSRWQWPTLDPALVRPVAGVIPGYTDALVQAAGHGGHVVVTSPVYPPFYSYLREAGLTVVEAVLSDQMRIDPVTLDAALAQAGRDTDAGVAVLLCNPHNPGGTVHTKAELEQLASIARHHDATVVADEIHAPLVYSPAQFTPYLSVDGSGIALHSASKAWNLAAMPGALMVFGHEAADAHRIYAAGAHHWPGHFAVIAQTAAYSQGAAWLDAALAGLDANRHVLGSLLAEHLPDVGYRMPDSTYLAWLDCTALGLGDDPAAVFLERGRVALNSGPTFGTGGAGHVRLNFATSGTVLTEAVRRMASAL; encoded by the coding sequence ATGGCCGAACCCAACCCCTTTGACCAGGTTTCTCTCGATCGCCTCCGCGAACGTACCAGCGCCAAATGGCGCCGATATGACGCCGACGTTCTGCCCCTGTGGGTCGCGGAGATGGACGTCAATCTTGCGGCGCCGATAGCGAACGCCCTCGAGCACGCGGTCCGCTCGGGCGACACTGGCTACCCTGGCTCGACGCCCTACGTTGAGGCATTCGTCGAGTTCGCCCGCTCACGGTGGCAGTGGCCGACGCTCGATCCCGCCCTCGTGCGGCCCGTCGCCGGTGTGATTCCTGGCTACACCGACGCGCTGGTTCAGGCTGCAGGTCACGGCGGCCACGTCGTCGTCACCTCTCCCGTCTACCCACCCTTCTACTCCTATCTGCGCGAAGCGGGCCTGACCGTGGTCGAGGCCGTGTTGAGCGACCAGATGAGGATCGACCCTGTCACGCTCGATGCGGCCTTGGCACAGGCCGGGCGTGACACCGATGCCGGCGTTGCCGTGTTGCTGTGCAACCCCCACAACCCTGGCGGAACGGTCCACACCAAGGCCGAGCTCGAACAGCTCGCGAGCATCGCTCGCCACCATGACGCCACGGTGGTTGCGGACGAGATCCATGCGCCGCTCGTGTATTCGCCTGCCCAGTTCACGCCCTACCTCTCTGTCGATGGCTCCGGCATCGCGCTCCACTCCGCCTCCAAGGCGTGGAACCTCGCCGCCATGCCTGGAGCGCTCATGGTGTTTGGGCACGAAGCGGCCGACGCTCACCGCATCTACGCGGCAGGCGCCCACCACTGGCCGGGCCACTTCGCAGTGATCGCCCAGACTGCCGCCTACTCCCAGGGAGCGGCGTGGCTCGACGCCGCGCTCGCAGGCCTCGACGCCAATCGACACGTGCTTGGATCACTCCTCGCGGAACACCTACCCGACGTCGGCTACCGCATGCCTGACTCCACCTATCTGGCGTGGCTCGACTGCACAGCGCTCGGCCTTGGCGACGACCCGGCCGCGGTCTTCTTGGAGCGCGGACGGGTCGCGCTGAACTCTGGCCCGACCTTCGGCACCGGGGGCGCAGGTCACGTGCGCCTCAACTTCGCCACGAGCGGCACCGTGCTGACGGAGGCGGTGCGCCGCATGGCTTCCGCACTGTAG
- a CDS encoding DUF4190 domain-containing protein has translation MSNDSQWATPPEHSAAAAPQPAGRNPSGERTDSNWLGITSLVLSLATFVTGVSWIAGIVLGHMGLAAVKRGEASNRSFALAGVVIGWVFAALTLLAIAGFFLFLFAVRSS, from the coding sequence ATGAGCAACGACAGCCAGTGGGCTACCCCGCCCGAGCACTCTGCAGCGGCCGCGCCGCAACCCGCAGGGAGGAATCCCTCTGGCGAGCGCACCGACAGCAACTGGCTAGGGATCACGTCGCTGGTGCTCTCGCTGGCGACCTTCGTGACCGGTGTGTCGTGGATCGCGGGGATCGTTCTCGGCCACATGGGCCTGGCCGCCGTGAAGCGAGGCGAAGCGAGCAACCGCAGCTTTGCCCTTGCCGGCGTCGTTATCGGCTGGGTGTTCGCCGCCCTGACCTTGTTGGCGATCGCGGGCTTCTTCCTCTTCCTCTTCGCCGTGAGATCGTCCTAG
- the pgm gene encoding phosphoglucomutase (alpha-D-glucose-1,6-bisphosphate-dependent), with amino-acid sequence MHERAGTVALPEDLIDVDALLGAYYDLVPDPRIADQQVVFGTSGHRGSSLDTAFNEAHIVATTAAIVEYRRNRGTDGPLFIGKDTHALSGPAQETAVEVLAAAGVEVRIDARDGFTPTPAVSLAILVANGAVDDGGLRTSGSGLADGIVITPSHNPPRDGGFKYNPPHGGPADSDATSWIAARANELLAGEWRQVPRFQYAKAVAADSTRGFDFLDLYLTHLPSVIDLEAIRQADVRIGADPLGGAAVDYWGAIGEEFKLNLTVVNPKVDPAWAFMTLDWDGKIRMDCSSAHAMATLRDLMSASDAPYDIATGNDADSDRHGIVTRDGGLMNPNHYLAASIAYLYGGARPEWRADAKIGKTLVSSSLIDRVGADIGRTVVEVPVGFKWFVPGLLNGEVAFGGEESAGASFLRRDGRVWTTDKDGLIMCLLASEITATTGSSPSTLHRSLTHKLGESWYARVDAAATKDQKAALGKLSPQQVSASTLAGQDITAKLTEAPGNGAKIGGLKVTTDDAWFAARPSGTEDVYKIYAESFVSESHLGEVQQAARELVSEALEG; translated from the coding sequence ATGCACGAACGCGCAGGCACAGTTGCCCTCCCGGAAGACCTCATCGACGTCGACGCCCTGCTAGGCGCGTACTACGACCTGGTTCCCGATCCACGCATCGCCGACCAACAGGTGGTGTTCGGAACGTCGGGCCACCGCGGTTCCTCTCTCGATACCGCCTTCAACGAGGCCCACATCGTGGCGACCACGGCGGCGATCGTGGAGTACCGGCGCAATCGGGGCACCGATGGCCCCCTGTTCATCGGCAAGGACACCCACGCGCTCTCCGGCCCTGCTCAAGAGACGGCGGTCGAAGTGTTGGCCGCCGCAGGAGTCGAGGTCAGGATCGATGCACGCGACGGCTTCACGCCCACGCCGGCCGTGTCTCTCGCCATCCTGGTCGCGAACGGCGCGGTCGACGACGGCGGCCTGCGGACCTCTGGAAGCGGCCTTGCCGACGGCATCGTCATCACTCCCTCCCACAACCCGCCACGCGACGGTGGGTTCAAGTACAACCCGCCGCACGGCGGTCCCGCGGACTCCGATGCGACCAGTTGGATCGCGGCGCGCGCGAACGAACTTCTCGCCGGCGAGTGGCGTCAGGTGCCGCGATTCCAGTACGCCAAGGCAGTGGCCGCTGACAGCACGCGGGGCTTCGACTTCCTCGACCTCTACCTCACGCACTTGCCCTCCGTGATTGATCTCGAAGCCATCCGGCAGGCCGACGTGCGCATCGGTGCTGACCCCTTGGGCGGCGCGGCCGTCGACTACTGGGGCGCCATCGGCGAAGAGTTCAAGCTCAACCTCACGGTGGTCAACCCCAAGGTCGACCCTGCCTGGGCTTTCATGACTCTTGACTGGGACGGCAAGATCCGCATGGACTGCTCGTCCGCCCATGCGATGGCAACCCTGCGTGACCTCATGTCTGCCTCGGATGCGCCGTATGACATCGCGACCGGCAACGATGCCGACTCCGATCGCCACGGCATCGTCACCCGCGACGGCGGCCTCATGAACCCCAACCACTACCTCGCCGCGTCGATCGCGTACCTGTATGGAGGAGCACGGCCGGAATGGCGGGCCGATGCCAAAATCGGCAAGACCCTTGTCTCGTCGAGCCTCATTGACAGGGTCGGGGCAGACATCGGCCGCACCGTCGTTGAGGTTCCCGTCGGCTTCAAGTGGTTCGTGCCGGGCTTGCTCAATGGCGAGGTCGCCTTCGGGGGCGAGGAGTCAGCAGGAGCAAGCTTCTTGCGCCGCGACGGTCGCGTGTGGACCACCGATAAGGACGGTCTCATCATGTGCCTGTTGGCATCGGAGATCACCGCAACCACGGGATCGTCTCCCTCGACGCTGCACCGCTCGCTCACGCACAAGCTGGGTGAGTCTTGGTATGCGCGCGTCGATGCGGCCGCCACCAAGGACCAGAAGGCTGCTCTCGGCAAGCTCAGCCCCCAACAGGTCTCGGCGAGCACTCTCGCTGGTCAGGACATCACGGCCAAGCTCACTGAGGCGCCAGGCAACGGCGCCAAGATCGGTGGACTCAAGGTGACCACCGACGATGCGTGGTTCGCTGCACGCCCGTCAGGCACGGAAGACGTCTACAAGATCTACGCGGAGTCGTTTGTATCTGAGTCCCACCTGGGCGAGGTCCAGCAAGCGGCGCGGGAACTGGTGTCGGAGGCGCTGGAGGGCTAG